From the genome of Notolabrus celidotus isolate fNotCel1 chromosome 5, fNotCel1.pri, whole genome shotgun sequence, one region includes:
- the tcerg1b gene encoding transcription elongation regulator 1 isoform X7: MADQAESETIGFSDNRMAQQAVRFRGPAPTPSPAPVPAPAPTPVLRGPPPLLRPPPPPFGMMRGPPPRPPFARPPFDPNMPPIPPPGGMPPPLGPPHLQRPPFLPPPMGNLPPPPGMLFPPGMPPIPTPGAPTLSPAEEIWVENKTPEGKTYYYNARTRESSWSKPDGVKIIQQSELNPLLVAGGVAGPGASVGVTTSANSSSINTTASTAAASSSQVLSTTPTRTHTSSPDSISSPAVTISATVVADMNAIATVSSTVAVSPVTVVTVSTVPSPVTAVQTVPLLPAALPHSVAQTTATIPAFPPVMVPPFRVPLPGMHIPLPGVAMMQIVGAPCVKAGPSANGMLPGMGPPLVSMMHPQLALSAAPASMAGSLQLPEWTEYKTADGKTYYYNNRTLESTWEKPLAVLEKEREAEKLKERLAQEEAEAMEMEDEENKLENTNNEKEPKEEEMTEEEKAAQKARPVATNPIPGTPWCVVWTGDDRVFFYNPTTRLSMWDRPEELVGRGDVDKHIQEPPHKRGMEDSKKTVVTKEEPELAIATEENQDEEPTKAKKRKKEDVKEPDSEKEAAMEAELRAARERAIVPLEARMTQFREMLLERGVSAFSTWDKELHKIVFDPRYLLLNPKERKQVFDQYVKTRAEEERKEKKNKLMQAKDEFRRMMEDAKFTARTTFSEFAVKHGRDPRFKTIEKMKDREAIFVEFITAMRKREKEDSKSRGEKVKQDFFDLVSEQHIEGSQRWSKVKERLETDPRYKAVDSSALREELFKQFMEKQAKNIDIDKERELERQARIEASLREREREVQKARSEQTKEIDREREQHKREEAIQHFKALMSDMVRSSDATWSDTRRNLRKDHRWESASLLEREEKEKLFNEHVEALAKKKKEHFRQLLDETSMITLTTTWKEVKKVIKEDPRCIKFSSSDRKRQREFEDYIKDKYITAKADFRTLLKETKFITYRSRKLIQESEQHLKDVEKILQNDKRYLVLECVPEERRKLIMFYIEDLDRRGPPPPPTASEPTRRSTK, from the exons AATGGCGCAGCAGGCAGTGCGGTTCCGCGGCCCTGCGCCCACACCCTCACCTGCACCTGTACCCGCTCCTGCTCCGACCCCAGTGTTAAGAGGCCCGCCACCCCTCCTTAGGCCACCGCCACCTCCTTTTGGAATGATGAGGGGACCCCCACCGAGACCCCCTTTTGCACGCCCACCATTTGACCCCAACATGCCGCCTATCCCTCCACCGGGAGGCATGCCACCACCCCTCGGACCTCCTCATCTCCAG agACCTCCATTCCTCCCCCCACCAATGGGGAACTTGCCACCTCCTCCAGGGATGCTGTTTCCTCCAGGGATGCCCCCAATACCCACACCTGGAGCGCCGACGCTCAGCCCTGCAGAGGAGATTTGGGTAGAGAACAAGACACCAGAGGGAAAG ACGTATTACTACAACGCCAGGACCAGAGAGTCATCGTGGAGCAAACCTGACGGCGTGAAGATCATCCAGCAGTCTGAGCTCAACCCTCTACTTGTAGCGGGGGGTGTGGCGGGGCCGGGTGCGAGTGTAGGGGTGACCACGTCGGCCAACTCAAGCAGCATCAACACTACAGCGAGCACGGCAGCAGCTTCCTCGTCTCAGGTCCTGTCTACCACCCCGACTCGCACACACACCTCCAGTCCAGACTCCATCTCCTCCCCTGCTGTGACCATTTCAG CCACTGTTGTAGCAGACATGAACGCCATCGCCACAGTGTCCTCGACTGTTGCTGTGTCTCCAGTCACCGTGGTCACAGTCTCCACGGTGCCCTCACCCGTCACAGCGGTGCAGACTGTGCCTCTGctacctgcagctctgcctcacaGTGTGGCCCAGACAACTGCAACCATACCTGCCTTCCCCCCTGTCATGGTGCCTCCTTTCAGGGTGCCCCTGCCAGGCATGCACATCCCTCTTCCAG GTGTAGCAATGATGCAGATAGTAGGTGCACCCTGCGTAAAGGCAGGCCCCAGCGCTAACG GCATGCTTCCCGGCATGGGTCCGCCTTTAGTGTCCATGATGCACCCACAGCTGGCGCTCTCTGCAGCTCCCGCCTCCATGGCCGGGTCATTACAGCTGCCCGAGTGGACCGAGTACAAAACAGCTGACGGGAAAACGTACTACTACAACAACCGAACACTGGAGTCCACCTGGGAGAAACCGCTGGCCGTGCTGGAGAAAG aaagagaagcagaaaagtTGAAAGAGCGTCTGGCCCAGGAGGAGGCGGAAGCGATGGAGATGGAAGATGAAGAGAACAAACTAGAAAATACTAATAATGAGAAGGAG CctaaagaagaggagatgacagaggaggaaaaagcagCTCAAAAAGCGAGGCCTGTAGCCACAAACCCCATCCCGGGCACACCATG GTGTGTGGTGTGGACGGGTGACGACCGTGTGTTCTTCTACAACCCGACGACACGGCTGTCCATGTGGGACCGACCCGAGGAGCTGGTCGGTCGAGGCGACGTTGACAAGCACATCCAGGAGCCGCCGCACAAGAGAGGCATGGAGGACAGCAAGAAGACAG ttGTCACTAAAGAGGAGCCGGAGTTAGCCATCGCTACTGAAGAGAATCAGGACGAGGAGCCGACCAAAGCCAAGAAGAGAAA gaAGGAGGACGTGAAGGAGCCCGACTCTGAGAAGGAAGCAGCGATGGAGGCCGAGCTCCGAGCTGCCAGAGAACGAGCCATAGTGCCGCTCGAGGCTCGGATGACTCAGTTCAGAGAAATGCTGCTGGAGAGAGGG GTGTCTGCGTTCTCCACCTGGGACAAAGAGCTCCATAAGATTGTGTTCGACCCACGTTACCTTCTGCTCAACccaaaagagaggaaacag GTGTTTGATCAGTACGTGAAGACGAGagcggaggaggagagaaaggagaagaagaacaagctgATGCAGGCCAAAGACGAGTTCAGGAGGATGATGGAGGATGCGAAGTTCACAGCTAG AACAACATTCAGTGAGTTTGCTGTGAAGCACGGCAGAGACCCGAGATTTAAGACCATAGAGAAGATGAAGGACAGGGAGGCCATCTTTGTGGAGTTCATCACTGcgatgaggaagagagagaaagaggactcCAAGTCCAGAGGAGAGAAG GTGAAGCAAGACTTCTTCGACCTGGTGAGCGAGCAGCACATAGAAGGAAGTCAGAGGTGGAGCAAAGTGAAAGAGAGGCTGGAGACGGATCCACGATACAAGGCTGTGGACAGCTCGGCCCTCAGAGAAGAACTCTTCAAACAGTTCATGGAAAAACAAGCCAAG AACATAGACATCGACAAGGAGCGAGAGTTGGAGCGGCAGGCTCGTATCGAGGCCAGCTTGAGAGAGCGGGAGCGCGAGGTGCAGAAAGCTCGATCGGAACAGACCAAAGAGATcgacagagaaagagagcagcaCAAGAGGGAGGAGGCCATCCAGCATTTCAAAGCTCTCATGTCTGATATG GTTCGCTCTTCAGATGCAACCTGGTCGGACACGCGTCGTAACCTGCGGAAGGACCATCGCTGGGAGTCGGCGTCcctgctggagagagaggagaaggagaagctgTTTAACGAACACGTAGAAGCTCTGgctaagaagaagaaagagcatTTCAGGCAGCTGCTGGATGAGACGAGCATG ATCACTCTGACGACCACATGGAAGGAGGTGAAGAAGGTGATCAAGGAGGACCCTCGCTGTATTAAGTTCTCCTCCAGTGACAGA AAGAGACAGCGGGAGTTTGAAGACTACATCAAAGACAAGTACATCACGGCCAAAGCTGACTTCAGAACGCTGCTGAAGGAGACGAAGTTCATCACGTACAG gtCAAGGAAGTTGATCCAGGAGTCCGAGCAGCATCTGAAGGACGTGGAGAAAATCCTCCAGAACGACAAGCGGTACCTCGTTCTGGAGTGTGTCCCCGAGGAGCGCCGGAAGCTCATCATGTTTTACATTGAAGACCTGGACCGCCGCGGCCCTCCGCCTCCACCCACTGCCTCCGAGCCCACCCGACGCTCCACGAAGTGA
- the tcerg1b gene encoding transcription elongation regulator 1 isoform X12, whose protein sequence is MADQAESETIGFSDNRMAQQAVRFRGPAPTPSPAPVPAPAPTPVLRGPPPLLRPPPPPFGMMRGPPPRPPFARPPFDPNMPPIPPPGGMPPPLGPPHLQRPPFLPPPMGNLPPPPGMLFPPGMPPIPTPGAPTLSPAEEIWVENKTPEGKTYYYNARTRESSWSKPDGVKIIQQSELNPLLVAGGVAGPGASVGVTTSANSSSINTTASTAAASSSQVLSTTPTRTHTSSPDSISSPAVTISATVVADMNAIATVSSTVAVSPVTVVTVSTVPSPVTAVQTVPLLPAALPHSVAQTTATIPAFPPVMVPPFRVPLPGMHIPLPGMLPGMGPPLVSMMHPQLALSAAPASMAGSLQLPEWTEYKTADGKTYYYNNRTLESTWEKPLAVLEKEREAEKLKERLAQEEAEAMEMEDEENKLENTNNEKEEPKEEEMTEEEKAAQKARPVATNPIPGTPWCVVWTGDDRVFFYNPTTRLSMWDRPEELVGRGDVDKHIQEPPHKRGMEDSKKTVVTKEEPELAIATEENQDEEPTKAKKRKKEDVKEPDSEKEAAMEAELRAARERAIVPLEARMTQFREMLLERGVSAFSTWDKELHKIVFDPRYLLLNPKERKQVFDQYVKTRAEEERKEKKNKLMQAKDEFRRMMEDAKFTARTTFSEFAVKHGRDPRFKTIEKMKDREAIFVEFITAMRKREKEDSKSRGEKVKQDFFDLVSEQHIEGSQRWSKVKERLETDPRYKAVDSSALREELFKQFMEKQAKNIDIDKERELERQARIEASLREREREVQKARSEQTKEIDREREQHKREEAIQHFKALMSDMVRSSDATWSDTRRNLRKDHRWESASLLEREEKEKLFNEHVEALAKKKKEHFRQLLDETSMITLTTTWKEVKKVIKEDPRCIKFSSSDRKRQREFEDYIKDKYITAKADFRTLLKETKFITYRSRKLIQESEQHLKDVEKILQNDKRYLVLECVPEERRKLIMFYIEDLDRRGPPPPPTASEPTRRSTK, encoded by the exons AATGGCGCAGCAGGCAGTGCGGTTCCGCGGCCCTGCGCCCACACCCTCACCTGCACCTGTACCCGCTCCTGCTCCGACCCCAGTGTTAAGAGGCCCGCCACCCCTCCTTAGGCCACCGCCACCTCCTTTTGGAATGATGAGGGGACCCCCACCGAGACCCCCTTTTGCACGCCCACCATTTGACCCCAACATGCCGCCTATCCCTCCACCGGGAGGCATGCCACCACCCCTCGGACCTCCTCATCTCCAG agACCTCCATTCCTCCCCCCACCAATGGGGAACTTGCCACCTCCTCCAGGGATGCTGTTTCCTCCAGGGATGCCCCCAATACCCACACCTGGAGCGCCGACGCTCAGCCCTGCAGAGGAGATTTGGGTAGAGAACAAGACACCAGAGGGAAAG ACGTATTACTACAACGCCAGGACCAGAGAGTCATCGTGGAGCAAACCTGACGGCGTGAAGATCATCCAGCAGTCTGAGCTCAACCCTCTACTTGTAGCGGGGGGTGTGGCGGGGCCGGGTGCGAGTGTAGGGGTGACCACGTCGGCCAACTCAAGCAGCATCAACACTACAGCGAGCACGGCAGCAGCTTCCTCGTCTCAGGTCCTGTCTACCACCCCGACTCGCACACACACCTCCAGTCCAGACTCCATCTCCTCCCCTGCTGTGACCATTTCAG CCACTGTTGTAGCAGACATGAACGCCATCGCCACAGTGTCCTCGACTGTTGCTGTGTCTCCAGTCACCGTGGTCACAGTCTCCACGGTGCCCTCACCCGTCACAGCGGTGCAGACTGTGCCTCTGctacctgcagctctgcctcacaGTGTGGCCCAGACAACTGCAACCATACCTGCCTTCCCCCCTGTCATGGTGCCTCCTTTCAGGGTGCCCCTGCCAGGCATGCACATCCCTCTTCCAG GCATGCTTCCCGGCATGGGTCCGCCTTTAGTGTCCATGATGCACCCACAGCTGGCGCTCTCTGCAGCTCCCGCCTCCATGGCCGGGTCATTACAGCTGCCCGAGTGGACCGAGTACAAAACAGCTGACGGGAAAACGTACTACTACAACAACCGAACACTGGAGTCCACCTGGGAGAAACCGCTGGCCGTGCTGGAGAAAG aaagagaagcagaaaagtTGAAAGAGCGTCTGGCCCAGGAGGAGGCGGAAGCGATGGAGATGGAAGATGAAGAGAACAAACTAGAAAATACTAATAATGAGAAGGAG GAGCctaaagaagaggagatgacagaggaggaaaaagcagCTCAAAAAGCGAGGCCTGTAGCCACAAACCCCATCCCGGGCACACCATG GTGTGTGGTGTGGACGGGTGACGACCGTGTGTTCTTCTACAACCCGACGACACGGCTGTCCATGTGGGACCGACCCGAGGAGCTGGTCGGTCGAGGCGACGTTGACAAGCACATCCAGGAGCCGCCGCACAAGAGAGGCATGGAGGACAGCAAGAAGACAG ttGTCACTAAAGAGGAGCCGGAGTTAGCCATCGCTACTGAAGAGAATCAGGACGAGGAGCCGACCAAAGCCAAGAAGAGAAA gaAGGAGGACGTGAAGGAGCCCGACTCTGAGAAGGAAGCAGCGATGGAGGCCGAGCTCCGAGCTGCCAGAGAACGAGCCATAGTGCCGCTCGAGGCTCGGATGACTCAGTTCAGAGAAATGCTGCTGGAGAGAGGG GTGTCTGCGTTCTCCACCTGGGACAAAGAGCTCCATAAGATTGTGTTCGACCCACGTTACCTTCTGCTCAACccaaaagagaggaaacag GTGTTTGATCAGTACGTGAAGACGAGagcggaggaggagagaaaggagaagaagaacaagctgATGCAGGCCAAAGACGAGTTCAGGAGGATGATGGAGGATGCGAAGTTCACAGCTAG AACAACATTCAGTGAGTTTGCTGTGAAGCACGGCAGAGACCCGAGATTTAAGACCATAGAGAAGATGAAGGACAGGGAGGCCATCTTTGTGGAGTTCATCACTGcgatgaggaagagagagaaagaggactcCAAGTCCAGAGGAGAGAAG GTGAAGCAAGACTTCTTCGACCTGGTGAGCGAGCAGCACATAGAAGGAAGTCAGAGGTGGAGCAAAGTGAAAGAGAGGCTGGAGACGGATCCACGATACAAGGCTGTGGACAGCTCGGCCCTCAGAGAAGAACTCTTCAAACAGTTCATGGAAAAACAAGCCAAG AACATAGACATCGACAAGGAGCGAGAGTTGGAGCGGCAGGCTCGTATCGAGGCCAGCTTGAGAGAGCGGGAGCGCGAGGTGCAGAAAGCTCGATCGGAACAGACCAAAGAGATcgacagagaaagagagcagcaCAAGAGGGAGGAGGCCATCCAGCATTTCAAAGCTCTCATGTCTGATATG GTTCGCTCTTCAGATGCAACCTGGTCGGACACGCGTCGTAACCTGCGGAAGGACCATCGCTGGGAGTCGGCGTCcctgctggagagagaggagaaggagaagctgTTTAACGAACACGTAGAAGCTCTGgctaagaagaagaaagagcatTTCAGGCAGCTGCTGGATGAGACGAGCATG ATCACTCTGACGACCACATGGAAGGAGGTGAAGAAGGTGATCAAGGAGGACCCTCGCTGTATTAAGTTCTCCTCCAGTGACAGA AAGAGACAGCGGGAGTTTGAAGACTACATCAAAGACAAGTACATCACGGCCAAAGCTGACTTCAGAACGCTGCTGAAGGAGACGAAGTTCATCACGTACAG gtCAAGGAAGTTGATCCAGGAGTCCGAGCAGCATCTGAAGGACGTGGAGAAAATCCTCCAGAACGACAAGCGGTACCTCGTTCTGGAGTGTGTCCCCGAGGAGCGCCGGAAGCTCATCATGTTTTACATTGAAGACCTGGACCGCCGCGGCCCTCCGCCTCCACCCACTGCCTCCGAGCCCACCCGACGCTCCACGAAGTGA
- the tcerg1b gene encoding transcription elongation regulator 1 isoform X10, producing the protein MADQAESETIGFSDNRMAQQAVRFRGPAPTPSPAPVPAPAPTPVLRGPPPLLRPPPPPFGMMRGPPPRPPFARPPFDPNMPPIPPPGGMPPPLGPPHLQRPPFLPPPMGNLPPPPGMLFPPGMPPIPTPGAPTLSPAEEIWVENKTPEGKTYYYNARTRESSWSKPDGVKIIQQSELNPLLVAGGVAGPGASVGVTTSANSSSINTTASTAAASSSQVLSTTPTRTHTSSPDSISSPAVTISATVVADMNAIATVSSTVAVSPVTVVTVSTVPSPVTAVQTVPLLPAALPHSVAQTTATIPAFPPVMVPPFRVPLPGMHIPLPGMLPGMGPPLVSMMHPQLALSAAPASMAGSLQLPEWTEYKTADGKTYYYNNRTLESTWEKPLAVLEKEREAEKLKERLAQEEAEAMEMEDEENKLENTNNEKEPKEEEMTEEEKAAQKARPVATNPIPGTPWCVVWTGDDRVFFYNPTTRLSMWDRPEELVGRGDVDKHIQEPPHKRGMEDSKKTVVTKEEPELAIATEENQDEEPTKAKKRKKEDVKEPDSEKEAAMEAELRAARERAIVPLEARMTQFREMLLERGVSAFSTWDKELHKIVFDPRYLLLNPKERKQVFDQYVKTRAEEERKEKKNKLMQAKDEFRRMMEDAKFTARTTFSEFAVKHGRDPRFKTIEKMKDREAIFVEFITAMRKREKEDSKSRGEKVKQDFFDLVSEQHIEGSQRWSKVKERLETDPRYKAVDSSALREELFKQFMEKQAKNIDIDKERELERQARIEASLREREREVQKARSEQTKEIDREREQHKREEAIQHFKALMSDMVRSSDATWSDTRRNLRKDHRWESASLLEREEKEKLFNEHVEALAKKKKEHFRQLLDETSMVSRKNITLTTTWKEVKKVIKEDPRCIKFSSSDRKRQREFEDYIKDKYITAKADFRTLLKETKFITYRSRKLIQESEQHLKDVEKILQNDKRYLVLECVPEERRKLIMFYIEDLDRRGPPPPPTASEPTRRSTK; encoded by the exons AATGGCGCAGCAGGCAGTGCGGTTCCGCGGCCCTGCGCCCACACCCTCACCTGCACCTGTACCCGCTCCTGCTCCGACCCCAGTGTTAAGAGGCCCGCCACCCCTCCTTAGGCCACCGCCACCTCCTTTTGGAATGATGAGGGGACCCCCACCGAGACCCCCTTTTGCACGCCCACCATTTGACCCCAACATGCCGCCTATCCCTCCACCGGGAGGCATGCCACCACCCCTCGGACCTCCTCATCTCCAG agACCTCCATTCCTCCCCCCACCAATGGGGAACTTGCCACCTCCTCCAGGGATGCTGTTTCCTCCAGGGATGCCCCCAATACCCACACCTGGAGCGCCGACGCTCAGCCCTGCAGAGGAGATTTGGGTAGAGAACAAGACACCAGAGGGAAAG ACGTATTACTACAACGCCAGGACCAGAGAGTCATCGTGGAGCAAACCTGACGGCGTGAAGATCATCCAGCAGTCTGAGCTCAACCCTCTACTTGTAGCGGGGGGTGTGGCGGGGCCGGGTGCGAGTGTAGGGGTGACCACGTCGGCCAACTCAAGCAGCATCAACACTACAGCGAGCACGGCAGCAGCTTCCTCGTCTCAGGTCCTGTCTACCACCCCGACTCGCACACACACCTCCAGTCCAGACTCCATCTCCTCCCCTGCTGTGACCATTTCAG CCACTGTTGTAGCAGACATGAACGCCATCGCCACAGTGTCCTCGACTGTTGCTGTGTCTCCAGTCACCGTGGTCACAGTCTCCACGGTGCCCTCACCCGTCACAGCGGTGCAGACTGTGCCTCTGctacctgcagctctgcctcacaGTGTGGCCCAGACAACTGCAACCATACCTGCCTTCCCCCCTGTCATGGTGCCTCCTTTCAGGGTGCCCCTGCCAGGCATGCACATCCCTCTTCCAG GCATGCTTCCCGGCATGGGTCCGCCTTTAGTGTCCATGATGCACCCACAGCTGGCGCTCTCTGCAGCTCCCGCCTCCATGGCCGGGTCATTACAGCTGCCCGAGTGGACCGAGTACAAAACAGCTGACGGGAAAACGTACTACTACAACAACCGAACACTGGAGTCCACCTGGGAGAAACCGCTGGCCGTGCTGGAGAAAG aaagagaagcagaaaagtTGAAAGAGCGTCTGGCCCAGGAGGAGGCGGAAGCGATGGAGATGGAAGATGAAGAGAACAAACTAGAAAATACTAATAATGAGAAGGAG CctaaagaagaggagatgacagaggaggaaaaagcagCTCAAAAAGCGAGGCCTGTAGCCACAAACCCCATCCCGGGCACACCATG GTGTGTGGTGTGGACGGGTGACGACCGTGTGTTCTTCTACAACCCGACGACACGGCTGTCCATGTGGGACCGACCCGAGGAGCTGGTCGGTCGAGGCGACGTTGACAAGCACATCCAGGAGCCGCCGCACAAGAGAGGCATGGAGGACAGCAAGAAGACAG ttGTCACTAAAGAGGAGCCGGAGTTAGCCATCGCTACTGAAGAGAATCAGGACGAGGAGCCGACCAAAGCCAAGAAGAGAAA gaAGGAGGACGTGAAGGAGCCCGACTCTGAGAAGGAAGCAGCGATGGAGGCCGAGCTCCGAGCTGCCAGAGAACGAGCCATAGTGCCGCTCGAGGCTCGGATGACTCAGTTCAGAGAAATGCTGCTGGAGAGAGGG GTGTCTGCGTTCTCCACCTGGGACAAAGAGCTCCATAAGATTGTGTTCGACCCACGTTACCTTCTGCTCAACccaaaagagaggaaacag GTGTTTGATCAGTACGTGAAGACGAGagcggaggaggagagaaaggagaagaagaacaagctgATGCAGGCCAAAGACGAGTTCAGGAGGATGATGGAGGATGCGAAGTTCACAGCTAG AACAACATTCAGTGAGTTTGCTGTGAAGCACGGCAGAGACCCGAGATTTAAGACCATAGAGAAGATGAAGGACAGGGAGGCCATCTTTGTGGAGTTCATCACTGcgatgaggaagagagagaaagaggactcCAAGTCCAGAGGAGAGAAG GTGAAGCAAGACTTCTTCGACCTGGTGAGCGAGCAGCACATAGAAGGAAGTCAGAGGTGGAGCAAAGTGAAAGAGAGGCTGGAGACGGATCCACGATACAAGGCTGTGGACAGCTCGGCCCTCAGAGAAGAACTCTTCAAACAGTTCATGGAAAAACAAGCCAAG AACATAGACATCGACAAGGAGCGAGAGTTGGAGCGGCAGGCTCGTATCGAGGCCAGCTTGAGAGAGCGGGAGCGCGAGGTGCAGAAAGCTCGATCGGAACAGACCAAAGAGATcgacagagaaagagagcagcaCAAGAGGGAGGAGGCCATCCAGCATTTCAAAGCTCTCATGTCTGATATG GTTCGCTCTTCAGATGCAACCTGGTCGGACACGCGTCGTAACCTGCGGAAGGACCATCGCTGGGAGTCGGCGTCcctgctggagagagaggagaaggagaagctgTTTAACGAACACGTAGAAGCTCTGgctaagaagaagaaagagcatTTCAGGCAGCTGCTGGATGAGACGAGCATGGTGAGCAGGAAAAAT ATCACTCTGACGACCACATGGAAGGAGGTGAAGAAGGTGATCAAGGAGGACCCTCGCTGTATTAAGTTCTCCTCCAGTGACAGA AAGAGACAGCGGGAGTTTGAAGACTACATCAAAGACAAGTACATCACGGCCAAAGCTGACTTCAGAACGCTGCTGAAGGAGACGAAGTTCATCACGTACAG gtCAAGGAAGTTGATCCAGGAGTCCGAGCAGCATCTGAAGGACGTGGAGAAAATCCTCCAGAACGACAAGCGGTACCTCGTTCTGGAGTGTGTCCCCGAGGAGCGCCGGAAGCTCATCATGTTTTACATTGAAGACCTGGACCGCCGCGGCCCTCCGCCTCCACCCACTGCCTCCGAGCCCACCCGACGCTCCACGAAGTGA